One window of the Paracoccus zhejiangensis genome contains the following:
- a CDS encoding tripartite tricarboxylate transporter permease, which yields MDQLLTAAVTVFQPGTLAIIIGAAIYGLLIGAIPGLTATMGTALLVPITFFLDPIPAIGAIVTASAMAIFAGDIPGAMMRIPGTPASAAYTDEAYKMRKQGKLELALGVNLFCSALGGLIGVAVLIIGAPQIARFSLGFSSYEYFWLALLGLSCAVLVSNASPVKGLLALALGLFLSTIGIDVVMGSRRFTFGETPLIAGISIIPVLIGMFAIGEILRRMADPVPLPAVPPVRLGAMIRGVGQAMWRWRIGIARSSGIGAVIGALPGAGADIASWVTYALSKKFSREPQRYGTGYPEGIVNASAANNAALSGAYVPALVFGIPGDTITAILIGVLMMKGITPGPMVFVTNTGMVDAVFVIFILANLLIIPLGLMAVLAARRVMAVPQPVMFPAILLFCVIGAFASNNAVFDIWIMLGVGLLAFLLEENGFPLPPMILGLILGPLIEENMMQSLIKSNGTLLPFFERPIAGTLGVLTLIVWSAMAWSALRRRRTGTEAGA from the coding sequence ATGGACCAGCTTCTTACCGCCGCGGTCACCGTGTTCCAGCCTGGCACCCTGGCCATCATCATCGGCGCCGCGATCTACGGGTTGCTGATCGGGGCGATCCCCGGCCTGACGGCGACCATGGGCACGGCGCTGCTTGTGCCGATCACCTTCTTTCTTGACCCGATCCCGGCCATCGGCGCCATCGTCACCGCCTCGGCCATGGCCATCTTCGCGGGCGACATCCCGGGCGCGATGATGCGCATTCCCGGCACGCCCGCCTCGGCCGCCTATACCGACGAGGCCTACAAGATGCGCAAGCAGGGCAAGCTCGAGCTGGCGCTTGGGGTGAACCTGTTCTGCTCGGCCCTTGGCGGGCTGATCGGGGTCGCCGTGCTGATCATCGGCGCGCCGCAGATTGCCCGCTTCTCGCTGGGGTTCTCGAGCTACGAGTATTTCTGGCTGGCGCTGCTGGGCCTCAGCTGCGCGGTGCTGGTGTCGAACGCCTCGCCGGTCAAGGGGCTGCTGGCGCTGGCACTGGGCCTGTTCCTGTCCACCATCGGCATCGACGTGGTCATGGGCAGCCGGCGCTTTACCTTTGGCGAGACACCGCTGATCGCCGGCATCTCGATCATCCCGGTGCTGATCGGCATGTTCGCCATCGGCGAGATCCTTCGCCGCATGGCCGACCCGGTGCCCCTTCCGGCGGTCCCACCGGTCCGCTTGGGCGCGATGATCCGCGGTGTCGGGCAGGCGATGTGGCGCTGGCGCATAGGCATCGCGCGCAGTTCCGGCATCGGTGCGGTGATCGGTGCGCTGCCGGGCGCGGGCGCCGATATCGCCTCCTGGGTCACCTATGCCCTGTCGAAGAAATTCTCGCGCGAGCCACAGCGCTATGGCACAGGCTATCCCGAGGGCATCGTCAACGCCTCGGCCGCCAACAACGCCGCCCTGTCGGGGGCCTATGTGCCGGCGCTGGTCTTCGGCATTCCCGGCGACACGATCACCGCGATCCTGATCGGCGTGCTGATGATGAAAGGGATCACCCCGGGGCCGATGGTCTTCGTGACCAATACCGGCATGGTGGACGCGGTCTTCGTCATCTTCATCCTCGCCAATCTGCTGATCATCCCGCTTGGCCTGATGGCGGTTCTGGCCGCACGACGGGTCATGGCGGTGCCGCAGCCGGTGATGTTCCCGGCCATCCTGCTTTTCTGCGTGATCGGTGCCTTTGCCTCGAACAATGCCGTGTTCGACATCTGGATCATGCTGGGTGTCGGGCTGCTGGCCTTCCTGCTGGAAGAGAACGGCTTTCCCCTGCCGCCGATGATCCTTGGCCTGATCCTCGGTCCGCTGATCGAGGAGAACATGATGCAATCACTGATCAAGTCCAATGGCACCCTGCTGCCCTTCTTCGAGCGACCCATCGCGGGCACGCTGGGGGTTCTGACCCTGATCGTCTGGTCGGCGATGGCCTGGTCCGCCCTGCGACGGCGCCGGACCGGGACGGAGGCCGGGGCATGA
- a CDS encoding RraA family protein, translating to MTKLYDDDASLFALMKTRLFTAVVGDVLDQMGLMRQFLPAGIAPLDPSHVIAGRAMPVLEADVFGTADGAAGPLTAKPFGLMLEALDNLRAGEVYIAAGASMNYALWGELMSARAIHLGAAGAVLDGYIRDSRGIRALGFPAFGRGVYAQDQGPRGKVIDFRCGLEIGGVAIQPGDLIFGDAEGVLVIPREAEAEAIRRALEKAETEGEVEKAIRSGMSAVDAMNTFGVM from the coding sequence ATGACCAAACTTTACGACGACGATGCCAGCCTGTTCGCCCTGATGAAAACCCGGCTTTTCACGGCCGTGGTGGGCGACGTGCTGGACCAGATGGGCCTGATGCGGCAATTCCTGCCGGCGGGTATCGCGCCGCTTGACCCGTCCCACGTCATCGCCGGCCGCGCCATGCCGGTGCTTGAGGCCGATGTTTTCGGAACCGCCGACGGGGCCGCCGGTCCGCTGACCGCGAAACCCTTCGGCCTGATGCTCGAGGCGCTGGACAACCTGCGCGCGGGCGAGGTCTATATCGCCGCCGGCGCCTCGATGAACTACGCGCTCTGGGGCGAACTGATGTCCGCGCGGGCGATCCACCTGGGCGCGGCGGGCGCGGTGCTCGACGGGTATATCCGCGATTCCCGCGGCATCAGGGCGCTTGGATTCCCGGCCTTCGGACGCGGCGTCTATGCGCAGGACCAGGGCCCGCGCGGCAAGGTCATCGATTTCCGCTGCGGACTCGAGATCGGCGGCGTCGCGATCCAGCCCGGCGACCTGATCTTCGGCGACGCCGAGGGGGTGCTGGTGATCCCGCGCGAGGCCGAGGCCGAGGCGATCCGCCGCGCGCTGGAAAAGGCCGAAACCGAGGGCGAGGTCGAAAAGGCCATCCGTTCGGGCATGAGCGCGGTAGACGCGATGAATACCTTTGGCGTGATGTAA
- a CDS encoding SDR family oxidoreductase has translation MSRVVVVIGGSGGIGRAIAQGFAASGDSVLATGHAPVGATPGIEDRLLDVRDDAAVSDFFGQLSQLDVLVNAAGVIRRGGEEFTPAGFADVIDINLTGALRTSAAARSLLAATRGAIINIASMLSYFGSGVAPAYSASKGGIAQLTRSLAIAWAGDGIRVNALAPGWIATALTEALQDDPARSAALMARTPMNRWGRAEDLVGPALFLASPGAAFVTGAILPVDGGYSAA, from the coding sequence ATGAGCCGCGTGGTGGTTGTCATCGGTGGCTCGGGCGGCATCGGCCGCGCCATCGCCCAGGGCTTTGCCGCGTCCGGCGACAGCGTCCTCGCAACCGGACATGCCCCGGTCGGTGCCACGCCGGGGATCGAGGACCGGCTTCTGGACGTGCGCGATGATGCGGCGGTCTCGGACTTCTTCGGACAGCTTTCGCAACTGGACGTGCTGGTGAACGCGGCGGGGGTGATCCGGCGCGGCGGCGAGGAGTTCACTCCCGCGGGTTTTGCCGATGTCATCGACATCAACCTGACCGGCGCGCTCAGGACCAGTGCCGCCGCCCGTTCGCTGCTGGCCGCGACGCGTGGCGCGATCATCAATATCGCCTCGATGCTCAGCTATTTCGGCAGCGGGGTGGCGCCGGCCTATTCGGCGTCGAAGGGCGGGATCGCGCAGCTGACCCGCTCTCTGGCGATTGCATGGGCCGGAGATGGCATCCGCGTGAACGCGCTGGCCCCGGGCTGGATTGCGACGGCACTGACCGAGGCGCTGCAGGACGACCCCGCGCGCAGCGCCGCGCTGATGGCGCGCACGCCGATGAACCGCTGGGGCCGCGCCGAGGACCTGGTCGGCCCCGCCCTGTTTCTGGCCTCACCCGGGGCCGCTTTCGTAACCGGCGCCATCCTGCCCGTGGATGGCGGCTATTCGGCTGCCTGA
- a CDS encoding 2,4'-dihydroxyacetophenone dioxygenase family protein: protein MSDTNSEQDLKRMPYQLAMPAEAQADIVIPDAQPTDERVWVPQAENVWFRPLCLNVGSGYWVNLLKVRKAGVLSRHRHPAPVHGYVIKGRWHYLEHDWVAEEGGYVFEPPGETHTLVVPEDVEEMITLFQVNGVMCYVDPWGKVTGYEDVFTKIDMCRKHYAEVGLGADYVDRFIR, encoded by the coding sequence ATGAGTGACACGAACAGCGAGCAGGACCTGAAGCGCATGCCCTATCAGCTGGCCATGCCAGCCGAGGCACAGGCCGATATCGTCATTCCCGATGCCCAGCCCACCGACGAACGAGTCTGGGTGCCACAGGCCGAGAATGTCTGGTTTCGGCCGCTCTGCCTGAATGTCGGGTCGGGCTATTGGGTTAACCTGCTGAAGGTGCGCAAGGCGGGCGTGCTGTCGCGGCACCGCCATCCCGCGCCGGTGCATGGCTATGTCATCAAGGGCCGGTGGCACTACCTTGAACATGACTGGGTCGCCGAAGAGGGCGGCTATGTCTTCGAGCCGCCCGGCGAAACCCATACGCTTGTGGTCCCCGAGGATGTCGAGGAGATGATCACCCTGTTCCAGGTGAACGGGGTGATGTGCTACGTGGATCCCTGGGGCAAGGTAACCGGCTACGAAGACGTCTTCACCAAGATCGACATGTGCCGCAAACACTATGCCGAAGTGGGCTTGGGCGCGGATTACGTGGATCGGTTCATCCGCTGA